The following are encoded in a window of Scophthalmus maximus strain ysfricsl-2021 chromosome 6, ASM2237912v1, whole genome shotgun sequence genomic DNA:
- the lrrc38b gene encoding leucine-rich repeat-containing protein 38, producing MLPCVCWLQPILILLSSVSWTRGENCPATCMCPDPHTVDCSGRGLTRLPNEIPLDVRRLLLSDNWIARIPSDFLVLYSDLVYLDLRNNSLSHIEPGTLSTSSRLVFLDLGSNNLTEIPKGTFGESRSLIKLRLGNNPYLSMVSEEAFLGLTSLRELELERNALSTLDVGALTQLPSLRVVRLEGNPWVCNCNFASLFAWLMENSHKLPNGVEGMECSLPMDGRRVSLTQLSQDSFRECQNTLTLTDLLIIIFSGISVSVVAIMTSFFLASTVHCFQRWSKGAKGDEEESEE from the exons GCTCCAACCTATCCTCATCTTGTTGTCCTCTGTCTCATGGACCCGGGGGGAAAACTGCCCAGCGACCTGCATGTGCCCAGACCCTCACACCGTGGACTGCAGCGGCCGCGGACTGACCCGTCTACCCAACGAGATCCCGCTGGACGTGCGCAGGCTTTTGCTTTCTGACAACTGGATAGCCCGCATCCCCTCGGACTTCCTGGTTCTGTACAGTGACTTGGTGTACCTGGACCTCCGGAACAACTCGCTCTCCCACATAGAGCCGGGGACGCTCAGCACCTCCTCCCGGCTGGTGTTCCTGGATCTGGGCAGCAACAATCTGACTGAGATCCCCAAGGGGACGTTCGGGGAGTCCCGCAGCCTGATCAAACTCCGGCTGGGCAACAACCCGTACCTGAGCATGGTGAGTGAGGAGGCGTTCCTGGGCCTCACCTCGCTCAGAGAACTGGAACTGGAGCGTAATGCGCTGTCGACCCTCGACGTGGGGGCCCTGACCCAGCTGCCCTCGCTGCGGGTGGTGAGGCTGGAGGGCAACCCCTGGGTGTGCAACTGCAACTTTGCCAGCCTGTTCGCGTGGCTGATGGAGAACAGCCACAAGCTTCCCAACG GAGTGGAAGGTATGGAGTGTTCCCTCCCCATGGACGGCCGGCGCGTCTCGCTGACCCAGCTGTCGCAGGACAGTTTCCGCGAGTGCCAGAACACGCTGACGCTGACGGAcctgctcatcatcatcttctctgGCATCTCCGTGTCCGTGGTGGCCATCATGACCAGCTTCTTCCTGGCTTCCACCGTTCACTGCTTCCAGCGCTGGAGCAAAGGCGCCAaaggggacgaggaggagagtgaggagtgA